The following proteins come from a genomic window of Corynebacterium falsenii:
- a CDS encoding NCS1 family nucleobase:cation symporter-1 codes for MNTGDISGNDVVIPANADPDLINPDLAPLKNQHWGAYNVFAFWMSDVHSVGGYITAGALFALGLTAWQVLLVLLLGITIVYFLCNLVSLPSQRTATPFPVVCRAAFGIQGAKIPAIIRGLIAVAWYGIQTYLASHALVVLLVKLVPSWAPYADKDLHGFLGLSVLGYIGFFILWVLQALVFWRGMEAIRKFIDFCGPAVYVVMFLLAIYLISQAGWSNISFSLADFQLSGWAAFSAFCAGTATVVSYFSGPMLNFGDISRYSSSQAAVKRGNFLGLPVNFLVFSILVVVTASATVPVYGRLITDPVETIAQLSNTFAIAFGALTLMIATIGINIVANFIAPAFDFSNVAPSKISWRTGGMIAAVGSIFLTPWNLYNSPEVIHYTLDTLASFIGPLFGVLIAFFYVIHKHRVDVDALFSSSPEGPYFYRNGFNINAVIATVVGAVLSLLTILVPALQPAATYTWFIGAGVAAAVLVGLERLRPSLPRTSPQQKALVNA; via the coding sequence ATGAATACCGGAGATATCAGCGGCAATGACGTTGTCATTCCTGCCAATGCCGACCCCGACCTCATCAACCCAGACCTTGCACCGCTGAAGAACCAACACTGGGGTGCTTACAACGTCTTCGCCTTCTGGATGTCAGACGTCCACTCCGTCGGCGGCTACATCACAGCCGGAGCACTGTTCGCCCTAGGGTTGACGGCATGGCAGGTTCTGCTTGTCCTATTGCTGGGCATCACCATCGTCTATTTCCTTTGCAACCTCGTGTCGCTGCCATCCCAGCGCACCGCCACACCCTTCCCAGTCGTGTGCCGCGCCGCGTTTGGTATTCAGGGCGCGAAGATCCCTGCCATCATCCGCGGACTCATCGCGGTGGCGTGGTACGGAATCCAGACGTATCTCGCCAGCCATGCACTCGTCGTGCTGCTGGTGAAGCTCGTCCCATCCTGGGCACCCTACGCAGACAAGGATCTCCACGGTTTCCTCGGACTGTCTGTGCTGGGATACATCGGTTTCTTCATCCTGTGGGTGCTCCAAGCGCTGGTGTTCTGGCGCGGCATGGAGGCCATTCGAAAGTTCATCGACTTCTGTGGTCCGGCTGTCTACGTGGTGATGTTCCTGCTGGCGATCTACCTCATTTCCCAGGCTGGGTGGTCGAACATCAGCTTCTCATTGGCAGATTTCCAGCTCTCCGGCTGGGCGGCGTTCTCGGCTTTCTGTGCCGGAACCGCCACGGTGGTCAGCTACTTCTCCGGTCCAATGCTCAATTTCGGTGACATTTCTCGCTACAGCTCTTCCCAGGCTGCGGTGAAGCGCGGTAACTTCCTGGGACTGCCGGTGAACTTCCTGGTCTTCTCGATCCTCGTGGTGGTCACGGCCTCGGCAACAGTCCCGGTTTACGGCCGCCTCATCACCGACCCTGTGGAAACAATCGCGCAGCTCAGCAACACGTTTGCCATTGCTTTCGGTGCACTCACGTTGATGATCGCCACGATTGGCATCAACATCGTTGCGAACTTCATCGCCCCGGCCTTCGACTTCTCTAACGTGGCTCCGTCGAAAATTTCGTGGCGCACCGGTGGCATGATCGCGGCGGTCGGGTCGATCTTCCTCACCCCATGGAATCTCTACAACTCTCCGGAGGTCATTCACTACACGCTGGATACGCTGGCTTCCTTCATCGGTCCGCTGTTTGGCGTGCTGATCGCCTTCTTCTACGTCATTCACAAGCACCGCGTGGACGTGGACGCCCTGTTCAGCTCCTCACCCGAGGGCCCGTATTTTTATCGCAACGGTTTCAATATCAACGCTGTGATCGCCACGGTTGTGGGCGCTGTACTGAGCCTGTTGACCATCCTTGTCCCCGCCCTCCAACCTGCCGCCACTTACACTTGGTTCATCGGCGCCGGGGTCGCAGCCGCAGTGCTCGTCGGCCTGGAGCGCCTGCGCCCCTCGTTGCCTCGCACGTCGCCCCAGCAGAAAGCCCTCGTCAACGCATGA
- a CDS encoding DUF6986 family protein has translation MISPLSRRAADLAAARLTATDPKVTGEWSSPLSWRQPIHTVYIPASTFFLDATPHPPHTLPQRWGQQIVDVLQERAGESASAADAARDLAESLGVEDPQRVASLAVDKLLREPIEDVRIDFEDGFTQRGVPSERRDQQESDFAARAADLLADWLLDGGTGVPPFCGIRFKSFDPLVRERGIDTLITVLTGLHERGVLQALYRPDSPRFDPRALRLTFPKVQDTSQVEALVEILQMLEAEWGLDARGVQIRFEIQVETPQAVIGDDGLVEAARMIKAAQGRCLSLHYGTYDYSAFLGVDPAQQSMEHPVADTAKGLLQVVARGHGVELSDGSTNRIPVGSSAAMEQAWALHYRLVTRHLTRGIRQGWDLHPHQLITRHLATIAYFRRDWELSARRLKAYVAGDTSEWMDEPATAKMLASFLRRAHACGAIADAEVRTAGVTAGQLVQLEATGRLTDHPTDHLTNQE, from the coding sequence ATGATCTCGCCCCTGTCACGCCGCGCCGCCGACCTCGCCGCCGCGCGCCTCACCGCCACGGATCCCAAGGTCACGGGCGAGTGGTCGAGCCCCCTGTCGTGGCGTCAACCCATCCACACCGTTTACATCCCGGCGTCGACCTTCTTTCTCGACGCCACACCCCACCCGCCCCACACCCTCCCGCAGCGGTGGGGCCAGCAGATAGTGGATGTGTTGCAGGAGCGCGCCGGGGAGTCAGCGTCGGCCGCCGATGCGGCCCGTGACCTGGCAGAATCCCTGGGCGTGGAGGATCCACAGCGCGTGGCAAGCCTAGCCGTGGACAAGCTGCTGCGCGAGCCGATCGAGGACGTGCGCATCGACTTCGAGGACGGTTTCACCCAGCGCGGGGTGCCTTCCGAGCGCCGAGATCAGCAGGAGTCCGATTTCGCTGCCCGGGCCGCCGACCTGCTCGCGGACTGGCTCCTCGACGGCGGGACGGGAGTGCCGCCGTTTTGCGGTATCCGATTCAAGTCCTTCGACCCGCTGGTGCGCGAGCGGGGCATCGATACGCTCATCACCGTCCTCACCGGGCTACACGAGCGAGGCGTGCTGCAGGCGTTGTACCGCCCAGATTCGCCGCGCTTCGACCCCCGCGCCCTGCGGCTGACGTTCCCGAAGGTGCAGGATACGTCGCAGGTAGAGGCATTGGTGGAGATCCTGCAGATGCTGGAAGCCGAGTGGGGCTTGGATGCTCGAGGCGTGCAGATCCGTTTCGAAATTCAGGTGGAAACACCCCAGGCCGTCATCGGAGATGACGGCCTGGTCGAGGCCGCGCGGATGATCAAGGCCGCGCAAGGCCGGTGCCTGTCGCTGCACTACGGCACGTACGATTACTCGGCATTCCTGGGCGTGGACCCGGCCCAGCAGTCCATGGAGCACCCCGTCGCTGATACGGCCAAGGGCCTGCTGCAGGTCGTGGCCCGCGGTCACGGGGTCGAGCTCTCCGACGGGTCCACGAACCGCATCCCCGTGGGGAGCTCGGCGGCTATGGAGCAGGCGTGGGCGCTGCACTATCGCCTCGTCACCCGGCACCTGACCAGGGGAATTAGGCAGGGTTGGGATCTGCACCCACACCAGCTGATCACCCGGCACCTCGCTACGATTGCGTACTTCCGGCGCGACTGGGAACTGTCCGCCCGGCGTCTCAAGGCCTACGTGGCCGGGGATACCTCGGAGTGGATGGACGAGCCAGCTACCGCGAAGATGCTGGCGAGCTTCCTCCGACGCGCGCACGCCTGCGGCGCGATCGCCGACGCCGAAGTGCGCACCGCCGGAGTAACAGCAGGTCAGCTCGTGCAACTCGAGGCAACCGGGCGCCTCACCGACCATCCCACCGACCATCTCACCAACCAGGAGTAA
- the allB gene encoding allantoinase AllB codes for MTVQIFRARRAVIGYPEVHESPVTVVVRGGVVEKIYEGGSAEITSADLPGTADAEIITIPDDQILLPGLVDTHVHVNEPGRTDWEGFVSVTRAAAAGGVTTLLDMPLNSIPSTVTMDALRTKRDIAQDKAKISVGFWGGVVPENLGTGELRELWDTGRVFGFKCFLLHSGVDEFRPLTPIQLQRAMEEIADFDGLLIVHAEDSETIERAEQEQQGRGGITQVYATFEASRPPEAERTAIETVIDAAERTGCRAHILHLSDAGSLELLRDAQRRGVRITAETCPHYLSLFSEEIQNGATQYKCCPPIRTAGNRERLWAGLVDGVISTVVSDHSPCTAELKKFATAAPAPFSAMDAEGTNLGGAGADGRGSEGSFGQAWGGVASVQLGLPVVWSQARLRGLGLTDVVRWMCTNPARWCGLTDRGAIVPGARADFVAVSADDAFVVLPDKLHHKNKVSAYAQRALAGVVHTTWVAGEVVYTADAARPTDSAAQADTATFPGGTPPLVDRPDAVGEHGGVDAKTHNGGQGN; via the coding sequence ATGACAGTGCAGATCTTCCGTGCTCGGCGCGCGGTCATCGGATACCCAGAGGTCCATGAATCACCGGTGACGGTGGTGGTGCGTGGTGGCGTCGTCGAGAAAATCTATGAGGGAGGCTCCGCCGAGATCACCAGCGCCGACCTCCCCGGCACCGCCGACGCCGAGATCATCACCATTCCCGACGATCAGATTCTGCTGCCCGGCCTGGTGGACACGCACGTGCACGTCAACGAGCCGGGGCGCACGGACTGGGAAGGGTTCGTCAGCGTCACCCGGGCCGCAGCGGCCGGAGGCGTGACCACGCTGCTGGACATGCCGCTGAACTCGATCCCCTCGACTGTGACGATGGATGCGCTGCGCACCAAGCGCGACATCGCGCAGGACAAAGCCAAGATCAGCGTGGGTTTCTGGGGTGGCGTGGTGCCGGAGAATCTCGGCACTGGAGAGCTGCGCGAGCTGTGGGATACGGGGCGCGTGTTCGGCTTCAAGTGCTTCCTGCTGCACTCAGGCGTGGACGAATTCCGGCCTCTCACACCGATCCAGCTACAGCGCGCGATGGAGGAAATTGCGGACTTCGATGGGCTGCTCATCGTCCACGCCGAGGACTCCGAGACCATCGAACGCGCCGAACAGGAGCAGCAGGGCCGCGGCGGGATTACGCAGGTCTATGCGACATTCGAGGCGTCCCGACCACCGGAGGCCGAGCGAACCGCCATTGAAACGGTAATCGACGCCGCCGAGCGCACCGGCTGCCGGGCGCACATCCTGCACCTCTCGGACGCGGGCTCGCTGGAGCTACTGCGGGATGCGCAGCGCCGAGGGGTGCGCATCACCGCGGAGACATGCCCGCATTACCTGTCGCTGTTCAGTGAGGAAATCCAGAACGGCGCGACCCAGTACAAGTGCTGCCCGCCGATCCGCACCGCAGGTAACCGCGAGCGGCTGTGGGCCGGGCTAGTGGATGGGGTGATCTCCACGGTGGTCTCGGATCACTCGCCGTGCACCGCGGAGCTGAAGAAGTTCGCCACCGCCGCTCCCGCGCCGTTCTCCGCCATGGACGCCGAAGGCACCAACCTCGGCGGCGCCGGCGCAGACGGCCGCGGCTCCGAAGGCAGCTTCGGGCAAGCCTGGGGAGGCGTGGCATCCGTGCAGCTTGGGCTGCCCGTCGTGTGGTCACAGGCCCGCCTGCGTGGACTGGGGCTCACGGACGTGGTGCGCTGGATGTGCACCAACCCAGCACGGTGGTGCGGCCTCACCGACCGTGGCGCGATCGTCCCCGGCGCGCGTGCTGACTTCGTGGCCGTCAGCGCAGATGACGCCTTCGTTGTGCTCCCAGACAAACTCCACCACAAGAACAAGGTCTCCGCGTACGCCCAGCGCGCCCTGGCCGGGGTAGTGCACACCACCTGGGTCGCCGGGGAGGTCGTGTACACAGCTGATGCTGCACGTCCCACGGACTCGGCAGCCCAGGCGGACACCGCTACCTTCCCCGGGGGCACACCGCCTCTCGTCGATAGGCCGGATGCGGTGGGGGAGCATGGTGGCGTCGACGCTAAAACACACAACGGTGGACAAGGAAACTAG
- the alc gene encoding allantoicase → MSTPQDFENYPDLANRQLAGSVIWASDESFAERENLIMPHDPAFDPALFGNKGKVYDGWETRRRRHEEIGHNDAAIVRLGVPGHIRGVVVDTSWFTGNYPPQFAVKGICIDDYLPADEIAALPDSEWFDLVGVTDAQGDTRHAVAIDPDSAAGQTRVTHVKLIMIPDGGIARLRVHGIPAPNPQFLGSTVDLAAIEHGGWVTECSNMFYSSPNQILSLGRAINMGGGWENARRRNGGNDHVVIRLAGESVPEFVEVDTSYFVFNAPGEIRLTGWNAGGDVDADGSAGVDADGSDGGASSAGVDADGSDGSAGSNAGPEIIELVSKRRVLPDTRHRFAVSEEARDLPITHVRLDVYPDGGLARLRVFGSLTGAGLRELEARWER, encoded by the coding sequence ATGAGCACACCCCAGGACTTCGAAAACTACCCCGACCTGGCCAATCGCCAGCTCGCGGGATCAGTGATCTGGGCCAGCGACGAGTCCTTCGCCGAGCGCGAGAACCTCATCATGCCCCACGACCCCGCCTTCGACCCCGCCCTGTTCGGCAACAAAGGCAAGGTCTACGACGGCTGGGAAACACGCCGGCGCCGCCACGAGGAAATTGGCCACAACGATGCCGCCATCGTCCGCCTCGGCGTGCCCGGCCACATCCGCGGCGTGGTCGTAGACACCTCCTGGTTCACCGGCAACTACCCGCCGCAGTTCGCGGTCAAGGGCATCTGCATTGACGACTACCTCCCCGCAGACGAGATCGCCGCGCTGCCCGATAGTGAGTGGTTCGACCTGGTTGGCGTCACCGACGCGCAGGGCGATACGCGGCACGCCGTGGCCATCGACCCGGACAGTGCGGCCGGGCAGACGCGGGTCACGCACGTGAAGCTCATCATGATTCCGGACGGTGGCATCGCTCGCCTGCGCGTCCACGGCATCCCCGCGCCGAATCCGCAGTTCCTGGGGTCCACGGTGGACCTCGCGGCGATCGAGCACGGCGGGTGGGTCACCGAATGTTCCAACATGTTCTACTCCTCGCCGAACCAGATCTTGAGCCTCGGCCGGGCGATCAATATGGGTGGGGGTTGGGAAAATGCTCGACGCCGCAATGGTGGCAACGACCATGTCGTCATCCGGCTGGCTGGGGAGAGCGTCCCGGAGTTCGTGGAGGTGGATACGAGCTACTTCGTGTTCAACGCGCCGGGGGAGATCCGGCTGACCGGGTGGAACGCTGGCGGTGATGTGGATGCTGATGGCAGTGCTGGCGTGGATGCTGATGGCAGCGATGGCGGTGCGAGCAGTGCTGGTGTGGATGCTGATGGCAGTGATGGCAGTGCTGGTAGCAATGCTGGGCCCGAGATCATCGAATTGGTATCCAAGCGCCGGGTTCTGCCGGACACGCGCCACCGATTCGCGGTATCCGAGGAAGCCCGCGACCTTCCGATTACCCACGTGCGTCTGGACGTGTACCCGGACGGAGGCTTGGCACGGCTGCGCGTGTTTGGCTCGTTGACGGGTGCGGGGTTGCGCGAGCTCGAGGCGCGCTGGGAACGCTGA